Proteins from one Amycolatopsis benzoatilytica AK 16/65 genomic window:
- a CDS encoding ABC transporter substrate-binding protein, with translation MSAVFRPARRPFFSAAAALLATVTLAACGTTEAPASPDQSAAAKPAGPVRLADERGKVDLPAPAAKIVSLEWGLTENLLALGVQPIGAADVKGYNTYDKVLPLAEATPDVGTRGEPSLDAISALHPDLVVATTDLPENVIAQLSKRAPVLTLRGSDSADPIAYLRKTVTTLADATGTQERGRALLAEFDAKVADGTKKIAAAGKSGAKFVMANGSTTSGTVTVRMYTKGSFLGSIAARLGAANQWTGEGDKVYGLAPTDVEGLTKISDPATSFVYVANGTETDVFAEDLAGNAVWRQLPFVKSGSLHRIPDGIWTFGGPKSGIAYVDALTAALTR, from the coding sequence GTGTCCGCTGTGTTCCGCCCTGCCCGCAGACCGTTCTTCTCAGCCGCCGCGGCCCTGCTCGCCACGGTCACCCTCGCCGCCTGCGGCACCACCGAAGCCCCGGCCAGTCCGGACCAGTCCGCCGCCGCGAAGCCAGCCGGCCCGGTGCGCCTCGCCGACGAGCGCGGCAAGGTCGACCTGCCCGCGCCGGCCGCGAAGATCGTCTCGCTGGAGTGGGGTCTCACCGAGAACCTTCTCGCGCTGGGTGTGCAGCCGATCGGGGCCGCGGATGTGAAGGGCTACAACACCTATGACAAGGTGCTGCCGCTCGCCGAAGCCACGCCGGACGTCGGCACCCGCGGCGAACCCAGCCTCGACGCGATCTCCGCGTTGCACCCGGACCTCGTCGTCGCCACGACGGACCTGCCGGAGAACGTCATAGCGCAGCTTTCGAAGCGCGCGCCGGTACTCACCCTGCGCGGCTCCGATTCCGCCGACCCGATCGCCTATCTGCGCAAGACCGTGACGACGCTGGCCGACGCGACCGGCACCCAGGAGCGGGGCCGCGCCCTGCTCGCCGAGTTCGACGCCAAGGTCGCCGACGGCACGAAGAAGATCGCCGCCGCGGGCAAGTCCGGTGCCAAGTTCGTGATGGCCAACGGGTCCACGACGTCCGGCACGGTCACCGTCCGGATGTACACGAAGGGCTCGTTCCTCGGAAGCATCGCCGCGCGGCTCGGCGCTGCCAACCAGTGGACCGGCGAAGGCGACAAGGTGTACGGCCTCGCCCCCACCGACGTCGAAGGCCTGACCAAGATCAGCGATCCCGCGACGTCCTTCGTCTACGTCGCCAACGGGACCGAGACCGACGTGTTCGCCGAGGACCTCGCCGGCAACGCGGTGTGGCGGCAGCTGCCCTTCGTGAAGTCGGGCAGCCTGCACCGGATCCCGGACGGCATCTGGACGTTCGGCGGCCCGAAGTCCGGGATCGCTTACGTCGACGCGCTCACCGCCGCGCTGACCCGCTGA
- a CDS encoding ABC transporter ATP-binding protein produces the protein MSDSWPDAPALAGTGLALGYGGKPVVEDAGLTLRSGTVTVLIGPNGSGKSTLLRALARLHPLTAGDLTLTGKDARALSAKEFARQVTLLTQSRPTPGGVRVRDVVAYGRHPYRGRFGTGDPDGARLVERAMRHTGVDAMADRPVDELSGGELQRVWLATCFAQDTGVVLLDEPTTFLDLRYQIETLDLVRDLADEHRVAVGVVLHDLDQAAAVADEVVLLCRGTVRATGRPADVLTSELLSAVYGLRIDVDADEEGHVRTRPVGRHTTRRRPARSA, from the coding sequence ATGAGTGACTCCTGGCCGGATGCCCCGGCCCTCGCCGGAACCGGGCTCGCACTCGGCTACGGCGGAAAGCCGGTGGTCGAGGACGCCGGGCTCACGCTGCGCTCCGGCACGGTCACCGTCTTGATCGGACCGAACGGCTCCGGCAAGTCGACGCTGCTGCGGGCGCTGGCCCGGCTGCACCCGCTGACCGCCGGTGACCTCACGCTGACCGGCAAAGACGCGCGTGCCTTGTCCGCCAAGGAGTTCGCCCGGCAAGTCACGCTGCTGACGCAGTCGCGCCCGACGCCCGGCGGCGTCCGCGTCCGCGATGTGGTCGCCTACGGCCGGCACCCGTATCGCGGCCGCTTCGGCACCGGCGACCCCGACGGCGCGCGACTGGTCGAACGGGCGATGCGGCACACCGGCGTCGACGCGATGGCCGACCGCCCGGTGGACGAACTGTCCGGCGGAGAGCTGCAGCGAGTCTGGCTCGCGACCTGTTTCGCCCAGGACACCGGCGTCGTCCTGCTGGACGAGCCGACCACGTTCCTCGACCTGCGCTACCAGATCGAAACACTCGATCTGGTCCGCGATCTCGCCGACGAACACCGCGTCGCGGTCGGCGTCGTGCTGCACGACCTCGACCAGGCCGCCGCTGTCGCCGACGAGGTGGTGCTGCTGTGCCGAGGCACGGTCCGCGCCACCGGCCGCCCGGCCGACGTGCTGACGTCCGAACTGCTCAGCGCCGTATACGGGCTGCGCATCGACGTCGATGCCGACGAGGAAGGGCACGTCCGCACGCGCCCGGTCGGACGGCACACCACCCGGCGGCGGCCGGCCCGCTCCGCCTGA
- a CDS encoding FAD-binding protein: protein MTENWAGNLTYRGREILAPRTLAEAQELVAGATRVKALGSRHSFNTVADSPDGLQLDLSAIVLAPEIAAGTLTVAGGTRYGDVVAQVHEAGFALANLASLPHITVAGSVATGTHGSGERLRGLASAVSAVELLTSDGSLRTFSRADDMFPGVVVNVGALGVVTRLTLDLEPAFSVRQDVFDSLPWSAALEHFDEIQAAGYSVSLFTNWARDVIDQVLLKNRVPHEAPDSLFGALPADGPRHPAHAAGIAAENTTVQGGIPGPWYDRLPHFRLEFAPSVGAELQSEYFVPRAHATAAFEALRGIGDRIAPLLVVSEIRTVAGDGLWLSPAFDGDRVALHFTWQPRQPEVEAVLPLIEERLAPFTARPHWGKLFHGAALDLDHRGVRQFRELAAELDPAGKFRNPFLERHLLSNSPQ, encoded by the coding sequence GTGACCGAAAACTGGGCTGGCAACCTCACCTATCGCGGCCGCGAGATCCTCGCCCCGCGCACGCTCGCCGAAGCGCAGGAACTCGTGGCCGGCGCGACCCGGGTCAAGGCTCTTGGCAGCCGGCACAGCTTCAACACCGTCGCAGACAGCCCGGACGGGCTCCAGCTCGACCTGTCCGCCATCGTCCTGGCACCCGAGATCGCGGCCGGCACGCTGACCGTCGCCGGCGGTACCCGCTACGGCGACGTGGTCGCCCAGGTGCACGAGGCCGGGTTCGCCTTGGCCAACCTGGCCTCGCTCCCCCACATCACGGTGGCCGGCAGCGTCGCGACCGGCACCCACGGCTCCGGCGAGCGGCTGCGCGGCCTCGCGTCGGCGGTGTCCGCGGTGGAACTGCTCACCTCCGACGGGTCGCTTCGCACCTTCTCCCGCGCCGACGACATGTTCCCCGGCGTGGTCGTGAACGTCGGCGCGCTCGGCGTCGTTACCCGGCTCACCCTCGACCTGGAACCGGCTTTCTCGGTCCGGCAAGACGTTTTCGACAGTCTCCCGTGGTCTGCCGCCCTCGAGCACTTCGACGAGATCCAAGCGGCGGGCTACAGCGTCAGCCTGTTCACGAACTGGGCGCGCGACGTCATCGATCAGGTATTGCTCAAAAACCGAGTCCCGCACGAGGCGCCGGACTCGCTGTTCGGCGCGCTGCCCGCCGACGGTCCGCGCCACCCCGCCCACGCGGCGGGCATCGCGGCGGAAAACACCACGGTGCAAGGCGGGATCCCCGGTCCGTGGTACGACCGGCTGCCGCACTTCCGGCTGGAATTCGCGCCGAGTGTCGGCGCGGAACTGCAGAGCGAGTACTTCGTGCCGCGCGCGCACGCCACCGCGGCGTTCGAGGCGCTGCGCGGCATCGGCGACCGGATCGCGCCGCTGCTGGTGGTATCGGAAATCCGCACGGTGGCAGGCGACGGCCTCTGGCTGAGCCCCGCTTTCGACGGCGACCGGGTGGCACTGCATTTCACCTGGCAGCCTCGCCAGCCGGAAGTGGAAGCGGTGCTGCCGCTGATCGAGGAACGGCTCGCTCCGTTCACCGCCCGGCCGCACTGGGGCAAGCTGTTCCACGGCGCGGCGCTGGACCTCGACCACCGCGGGGTACGGCAGTTCCGGGAGCTGGCGGCGGAGCTGGACCCGGCGGGAAAGTTCCGCAATCCATTCCTGGAACGGCACCTGCTCTCGAACAGTCCACAGTAG
- a CDS encoding NAD(+)/NADH kinase, which translates to MQSAGLVLHPRRDSKPAVDAVLGWAAGRGIEILGIADEIARVDCSATSVTPAELGSRADLLVSLGGDGTMLRAMRLADGQHAPVLGVNLGKLGFLAEVDVPDLPLALSAIDREEFTVEPRLAVDARLRDRVETAFNDVAVVRVPGDGSAVVAVLVNGEQFVSYAADAVVVATPTGSTAYSFSAGGPITSPAVEALLVTPAAPHSAYSRGVVLSVHDTVTLQVLPSSGRLAVEVDGRVAGYVGPGETIDLHARPAAARVVRLGMTTFYQRARRKLRLTDSAEIPLA; encoded by the coding sequence ATGCAATCTGCTGGACTCGTGCTGCATCCGCGCCGCGACTCGAAGCCAGCGGTGGACGCCGTGCTGGGCTGGGCGGCCGGGCGCGGGATCGAGATCCTCGGCATCGCCGACGAGATCGCGCGGGTCGACTGCTCGGCGACCAGCGTCACCCCGGCCGAACTGGGCAGCCGGGCGGACCTGCTGGTCAGCCTCGGCGGCGACGGCACCATGCTTCGTGCGATGCGGCTCGCCGACGGCCAGCACGCGCCGGTGCTCGGCGTCAACCTGGGGAAACTCGGCTTCCTCGCCGAGGTGGACGTGCCGGATCTGCCGCTCGCGCTGTCCGCCATCGACCGGGAGGAGTTCACCGTCGAGCCTCGGCTGGCGGTGGACGCGCGGCTGCGCGATCGGGTCGAGACCGCGTTCAACGACGTCGCGGTGGTCCGGGTGCCCGGCGACGGCAGCGCGGTAGTGGCGGTGCTGGTGAACGGCGAGCAGTTCGTCAGCTACGCGGCCGACGCGGTCGTCGTCGCGACCCCGACCGGCTCCACCGCGTACAGCTTCTCCGCGGGCGGGCCGATCACCAGCCCGGCGGTGGAAGCGCTGCTGGTCACGCCGGCCGCGCCGCATTCGGCGTACAGCCGCGGGGTGGTGCTGTCCGTGCACGACACGGTGACCCTGCAGGTGCTGCCGTCCAGCGGGCGGCTCGCGGTGGAGGTGGACGGCCGGGTCGCGGGCTACGTCGGGCCTGGCGAAACCATCGATCTGCATGCCCGGCCGGCGGCCGCACGGGTCGTCCGGCTCGGGATGACGACGTTCTACCAGCGCGCCCGGCGCAAGCTGCGGCTCACCGACTCGGCGGAGATCCCGCTGGCCTGA
- a CDS encoding M14 family zinc carboxypeptidase, whose amino-acid sequence MTGRFSIRLTLGLAGALIALGGTLPSVASAAPDDPVSWKVPANAAQAADLARAGFDVAGADAGAAYVVGNRSVAGKLRERGYAPEFFDTVYKGVSTRAAGETFYGGYRTVAAQEAHLASVAAAHPDLATEYSLGQSWLKTQGKGGHDVKAICLTKKRAGDCTLSPTSAKPKFVLMAQIHAREISTGELAWRWIDYLADGYPADATAKSILDTTEVWVVPIANPDGVDIVASGGDSPKLQRKNANGSRGGCTGTDLGIDLNRNSSFRWGGDSNSPCSETYQGTGAASEPETAALEKFFRAIYPVQRGSGDNDPAPATARGTMITLHSYGDDIVIPWGFTDAVSPNDAAYRKLGAKFSASNGYLVGTNGETVGYSTSGTTDDFTYGALGVASFTFEVGAQSGSCGGFLPKYSCVDSTFWPKNKAAFVTAAKAAAAPYQQ is encoded by the coding sequence ATGACGGGCAGGTTCTCGATCCGGCTCACCCTTGGCCTGGCCGGAGCGCTGATCGCGCTCGGCGGAACGCTGCCCTCGGTTGCCTCCGCCGCGCCGGACGACCCGGTTTCCTGGAAAGTCCCGGCCAACGCCGCCCAGGCGGCCGATCTGGCCCGCGCCGGATTCGACGTGGCCGGCGCGGATGCGGGCGCGGCGTATGTGGTCGGGAACCGGTCGGTCGCCGGGAAGCTGCGAGAACGGGGCTATGCGCCGGAATTCTTCGACACCGTCTACAAGGGAGTTTCGACCCGGGCGGCGGGTGAGACGTTCTACGGCGGTTACCGGACGGTCGCGGCGCAGGAAGCCCATCTCGCCAGCGTCGCCGCCGCGCATCCGGACCTCGCGACCGAGTACTCGCTCGGCCAGTCGTGGCTGAAGACCCAGGGCAAGGGCGGCCACGACGTCAAGGCGATCTGCCTGACCAAGAAACGGGCTGGCGACTGCACACTGTCCCCGACGTCGGCGAAGCCGAAATTCGTGCTGATGGCCCAGATCCACGCCCGCGAGATCTCCACCGGCGAGCTGGCTTGGCGCTGGATCGACTACCTGGCCGACGGCTATCCGGCCGATGCCACTGCCAAGTCCATTTTGGACACCACTGAGGTGTGGGTGGTTCCGATCGCCAACCCGGACGGCGTCGACATCGTGGCGTCCGGCGGCGACTCGCCGAAACTGCAGCGCAAGAACGCGAACGGCAGCCGAGGCGGATGCACCGGCACCGACCTCGGCATCGACCTCAATCGCAACTCGAGCTTCCGCTGGGGCGGCGACTCGAACTCCCCGTGCTCGGAGACCTACCAGGGGACCGGTGCGGCGTCGGAGCCGGAGACCGCGGCGCTGGAGAAGTTCTTCCGTGCGATCTACCCGGTCCAGCGCGGCAGCGGCGACAACGACCCGGCTCCGGCGACCGCGCGGGGCACGATGATCACGTTGCACAGCTACGGCGACGACATCGTGATCCCGTGGGGATTCACCGACGCGGTGTCGCCGAACGACGCCGCGTACCGGAAGCTCGGCGCGAAGTTCAGCGCGTCGAACGGGTACCTGGTGGGGACCAACGGGGAGACGGTCGGGTATTCGACCAGCGGCACCACGGACGATTTCACGTATGGCGCGCTGGGCGTCGCGAGTTTCACCTTCGAGGTCGGCGCCCAGAGCGGTTCGTGCGGCGGGTTCCTGCCAAAGTACTCGTGCGTGGACAGCACGTTCTGGCCGAAGAACAAAGCCGCGTTCGTCACGGCGGCGAAAGCGGCCGCGGCGCCGTATCAGCAGTAA